From Miscanthus floridulus cultivar M001 chromosome 15, ASM1932011v1, whole genome shotgun sequence, the proteins below share one genomic window:
- the LOC136509609 gene encoding uncharacterized protein, with protein MAAGSSSCSPVLLLLLLLFLASAGAGAGEASTTSTSTSAPALDQVCGRLGSYYVTPSLCFSALCADASSPCRAARDAPAVAALAARLAADNATAARDSIEAVFSPSSSTSSSSSSSAAAARSCLRLYAGAVPALRWAARAVAAGRYRGAREVLQAAQYVAAGCEGIAGDAAAALPRENDGFADMAFVAHAVIASMSTD; from the coding sequence ATGGCGGCCGGGTCGTCCTCCTGCTctccggtcctcctcctcctcctcctactcttcCTCGCctcggccggcgccggcgccggcgaggcttcgacgacgtcgacgtcgacgtcggCCCCGGCGCTGGACCAGGTGTGCGGGAGGCTGGGCAGCTACTACGTGACGCCGTCCCTCTGCTTCTCCGCGCTGTGCGCCGACGCATCGTCGCCGTGCCGCGCCGCGCGGGACGCGCCCGCCGTGGCGGCGCTGGCGGCCAGGCTGGCGGCCGACAACGCCACGGCGGCCAGGGACAGCATCGAGGCCGTCTTCTCCCCGTCGtcatccacctcctcctcctcctcctcctccgccgccgccgcgcggtcGTGCCTGCGGCTGTACGCGGGCGCGGTGCCGGCGCTGCGGTGGGCGGCGCGGGCCGTGGCCGCGGGGCGGTACCGCGGCGCGCGGGAGGTGCTGCAGGCGGCGCAGTACGTCGCCGCGGGCTGCGAGGGCATCGCGGGCGACGCGGCCGCCGCGCTGCCCCGCGAGAACGACGGATTCGCTGACATGGCCTTCGTCGCGCACGCCGTCATCGCCTCCATGTCCACCGACTGA
- the LOC136509405 gene encoding uncharacterized protein, giving the protein MSRRTTATFLAVGAAALCFSSFYSGAAADTVADSCDAIRDFVDVAFCASRLGSVPGAASADRHGHLLMAADLAAASGASARDAAAGMARRDGDGKDARDALEACGILYGAASVPALRLMRGYAAARAWGASRALLPLTGQAGIGCDAALAGSATAKARMAAANREFDQLSTMATALLNKLT; this is encoded by the coding sequence ATGAGCAGGAGGACCACCGCCACGTTCCTCGCCGTGGGCGCCGCCGCGCTGTGCTTCTCCAGCTTCTAcagcggcgcggcggcggacACGGTGGCCGACTCGTGCGACGCGATCCGCGACTTCGTGGACGTGGCCTTCTGCGCGTCGCGGCTGGGGTCCGTGCCGGGCGCCGCCTCCGCGGACCGGCACGGCCACCTGCTGATGGCGGCGGACCTCGCGGCCGCGAGCGGGGCCTCGGCGCGTGACGCCGCGGCGGGGATGGCGCGGCGCGACGGCGACGGCAAGGACGCGCGGGACGCGCTGGAGGCGTGCGGCATCCTGTACGGCGCCGCGTCGGTTCCCGCGCTGCGGCTCATGCGCGGCTACGCGGCGGCGCGCGCCTGGGGCGCCTCGCGCGCGCTGCTGCCGCTCACGGGCCAGGCCGGGATCGGGTGCGACGCCGCGCTCGCGGGCTCCGCGACGGCTAAGGCACGGATGGCCGCCGCCAACCGCGAGTTCGACCAGCTCTCCACCATGGCCACGGCGCTCCTCAACAAGCTTACCTAG